A window from Vulcanimicrobium alpinum encodes these proteins:
- a CDS encoding response regulator — protein sequence MAWRVLVADDDQEICTLIKTVLGKGPYEITLCHDAESALVHIKSDPPYDILISDFMLPGISGIDLVTQVRQNASTSRIPIVMISAHSNYAMDARAKTAGANAFLNKPFTISQLRTTVHQLLTDPLHSAMGA from the coding sequence ATGGCTTGGCGCGTCCTGGTCGCCGACGACGATCAGGAGATCTGCACGCTCATCAAGACGGTCCTGGGCAAGGGGCCGTACGAGATCACGCTCTGCCACGATGCGGAAAGCGCGCTCGTCCATATCAAGAGCGATCCGCCGTACGACATCCTCATCAGCGACTTCATGCTGCCGGGGATCTCGGGGATCGATCTGGTCACGCAGGTGCGGCAGAACGCGAGCACGTCGCGCATCCCGATCGTGATGATCAGCGCGCACAGCAACTACGCGATGGACGCGCGCGCGAAGACGGCCGGCGCGAACGCGTTTCTGAACAAGCCGTTCACGATCTCGCAGCTGCGCACGACCGTGCACCAGCTGCTGACGGACCCGCTGCACTCGGCGATGGGCGCGTAG
- a CDS encoding manganese efflux pump MntP family protein, giving the protein MTVASFAKILFVALSLGLDVFAVSVGVGMRGTERAVKLRIGAAFAFAEVTMTLLGVGIGRAAGKLLGDSAGYLGFAALVAVGGYMIYEALHGTEEGGGFDLSRGWGLTLGALSISLDSLGIGFSILYIGVPLGVSVIFIAAASVLSTALGLALGKRLGMVAEERAALWAGIVLVLTGLAFAGLKYFRVGA; this is encoded by the coding sequence GTGACGGTTGCGTCGTTCGCGAAGATCCTCTTCGTCGCGCTCTCACTGGGCCTCGACGTCTTCGCCGTCTCGGTCGGCGTCGGGATGCGGGGGACGGAGCGCGCGGTCAAGCTGCGGATCGGTGCGGCGTTCGCGTTCGCCGAGGTGACGATGACGCTGCTCGGGGTCGGGATCGGCCGCGCCGCGGGGAAACTGCTCGGCGATTCGGCCGGGTATCTCGGCTTCGCCGCTCTCGTCGCGGTCGGCGGCTACATGATCTACGAAGCGCTGCACGGGACCGAGGAGGGCGGCGGCTTCGATCTTTCGCGCGGCTGGGGGCTGACGCTGGGCGCGCTCTCGATCAGTCTGGACTCGCTGGGAATCGGGTTCTCGATTCTCTACATCGGCGTGCCGCTCGGCGTCAGCGTGATCTTCATCGCTGCGGCTTCGGTGCTGTCGACGGCGCTGGGGCTCGCGCTCGGAAAGCGTCTGGGTATGGTCGCCGAAGAGCGCGCGGCGTTGTGGGCGGGGATCGTGCTCGTGCTGACGGGGCTCGCCTTTGCGGGACTCAAGTATTTTCGCGTCGGCGCCTGA
- a CDS encoding MutS-related protein, translated as MIADALTAERIGLDWLRAAVAPLGAFGRAVDETLAPYGPGDEDAARAEIAEVVACAQLMDDEGVMRARAALRAVPEASPIVARARVGDPLADVDFYELGRFIDGLDALARAWDAAGGDAGRRPPLLDGLRALLAPGRAGGGFYLDDAFGAGLRDARAALAAAEAAYDARREEIAALVRDAIGVDPVGEEFVVLRDAYDGALPDVVRVVRETPTYRVVVPAIVIPERDAAFARLAEEEEAARRTLAERIAREADAVRATTRALGALDRLLARVAFAQRWGGCVPTFASDRIACVDATFAPLADALGARAHPYTPISFDLRGVTVLTGPNMGGKTAALAAAGFACACAALGVAPPAREATLPLLDAIAWVGGDVAADRTRLLSSYAAEILRARDVLRAASPRSLVLVDEFARTTGPREGRALLVAFAEALHASGAFALIATHFDGVAAASGAAHLRIAGLRERLPATADGERLDAVLDAIAAAMDYRVVAAVEGSTDSDALALAELLGLPDALVARARTLHEAG; from the coding sequence ATGATCGCTGACGCGCTCACTGCCGAGCGGATCGGGCTGGACTGGCTGCGCGCGGCGGTCGCACCCCTCGGCGCGTTCGGCCGGGCCGTCGACGAAACGCTCGCTCCGTACGGTCCCGGCGACGAAGACGCGGCGCGCGCGGAGATCGCCGAGGTTGTTGCGTGCGCGCAGCTGATGGACGACGAAGGCGTCATGCGCGCACGCGCGGCGCTGCGCGCCGTCCCAGAAGCCTCGCCGATCGTCGCGCGCGCACGCGTCGGCGACCCGCTCGCCGACGTCGATTTCTACGAACTGGGGCGCTTCATCGACGGGCTCGACGCGCTTGCGCGAGCGTGGGACGCCGCCGGCGGCGATGCTGGGCGGCGTCCTCCGCTCCTCGACGGGCTGCGGGCGCTGCTCGCTCCGGGGCGCGCGGGCGGCGGCTTCTATCTCGACGATGCGTTCGGCGCGGGGCTCCGCGACGCGCGCGCCGCGCTCGCGGCGGCGGAAGCCGCGTACGACGCGCGGCGCGAGGAGATCGCCGCGCTCGTCCGCGACGCGATCGGCGTCGATCCCGTCGGCGAGGAGTTCGTCGTGCTGCGCGATGCGTACGACGGCGCGCTGCCCGACGTCGTGCGGGTGGTACGCGAGACGCCGACCTACCGCGTCGTCGTCCCGGCGATCGTCATCCCCGAGCGCGATGCCGCATTCGCGCGGCTGGCGGAGGAAGAAGAGGCGGCGCGCCGGACGCTCGCGGAGCGGATCGCGCGCGAAGCCGATGCCGTTCGCGCGACGACGCGCGCGCTCGGGGCGCTCGACCGCCTGCTGGCGCGCGTTGCGTTCGCGCAGCGCTGGGGCGGCTGCGTTCCCACGTTCGCCTCCGACCGGATCGCCTGCGTCGACGCGACGTTCGCGCCGCTCGCCGATGCGCTGGGGGCGCGCGCGCACCCGTACACGCCGATCTCGTTCGACCTGCGCGGCGTCACGGTGCTCACCGGACCGAACATGGGGGGGAAAACCGCGGCGCTCGCAGCTGCCGGCTTCGCGTGCGCGTGCGCCGCGCTCGGCGTCGCGCCGCCGGCGCGCGAGGCAACTCTGCCGCTGCTCGACGCGATCGCGTGGGTCGGCGGCGACGTCGCCGCCGACCGGACGCGCCTGCTCTCGTCGTACGCGGCGGAGATCCTGCGCGCGCGCGACGTCCTGCGCGCGGCGTCGCCGCGGTCGCTGGTCCTCGTCGACGAGTTCGCGCGCACGACCGGACCGCGCGAAGGCCGCGCCCTGCTGGTTGCGTTTGCTGAGGCGCTGCACGCGAGCGGCGCGTTCGCGCTCATCGCAACCCACTTCGACGGCGTCGCTGCCGCCTCGGGAGCGGCGCACCTGCGCATCGCCGGACTTCGAGAACGGCTCCCGGCGACCGCCGACGGCGAAAGACTCGACGCAGTGCTCGACGCGATCGCTGCGGCGATGGACTATCGCGTCGTCGCTGCGGTTGAGGGCAGCACCGATTCCGACGCGCTCGCGCTCGCCGAATTGCTCGGCCTGCCCGACGCGCTCGTCGCGCGCGCCCGTACCCTGCACGAAGCAGGGTGA
- a CDS encoding gamma-glutamyltransferase family protein, translated as MIAPPRAAWPSRAVARSTRAMVASPHPLATAAGVDVLRRGGNAVDAAIAANAVLTVVYPASCGIGGDAFWIVHDPKTGATHAYNGSGRTPRAASLERLPGGTVPQRGALTVTVPGAVRSWEDVLRAHGSRGLDDLLAEAERVAREGFAVTDVVAAYARTNEALLRDDAEATRIYLTSGPPRPGDILRNPDLADTLAAIRRGGSDAFYTGRTAERIVATLRARGNLMTLDDLAGHRTQAATPLRIPWRGGALLAHPPNSQAACMLLAMGMLEHDAHADEPLWNHLAIEAMKRAIAIRDATFADPDIAPSGIDAELTAERLRALRAEIDPERAQPKVSREDHGDTIALCAVDEDGGAVSLIESLYMNFGSGIVAEGTGVVLHNRGAYFSTEPGHPNVYAGGKRPMHTLSPAMYLRDERPEIVFGSMGGDGQPQILVQFLHHLVERGLNVQQALDMPRWIYGRASIPERPDVSGSEALIVESRMSEEIVAGLERRGHRVALLGPYENAMGHAHGIAIDRDRGTLAGGADPRADSLALGL; from the coding sequence ATGATCGCGCCGCCGCGCGCCGCCTGGCCCTCGCGCGCCGTCGCGCGCTCGACGCGGGCGATGGTCGCGTCGCCGCATCCGCTGGCGACGGCGGCCGGCGTCGACGTGCTGCGCCGCGGCGGCAACGCGGTCGACGCCGCGATCGCCGCCAATGCGGTGCTCACCGTCGTCTACCCCGCAAGCTGCGGGATCGGCGGCGACGCGTTCTGGATCGTGCATGATCCGAAGACCGGCGCAACGCACGCCTACAACGGGAGCGGACGGACGCCGCGTGCGGCGTCGCTCGAGCGCCTCCCCGGCGGTACGGTCCCGCAGCGCGGCGCGTTGACCGTCACCGTTCCGGGCGCGGTGCGCTCGTGGGAAGACGTCCTGCGCGCGCACGGCTCGCGCGGGCTCGACGACCTGCTCGCGGAAGCGGAACGCGTCGCGCGCGAAGGCTTCGCCGTCACCGACGTCGTCGCAGCGTACGCGCGGACCAACGAAGCGCTACTGCGCGACGACGCCGAGGCGACGCGAATCTACCTCACGAGCGGGCCGCCGCGTCCCGGCGACATCCTGCGCAACCCCGACCTCGCCGACACCCTCGCGGCGATCCGGCGCGGCGGCTCCGACGCCTTCTATACCGGCCGCACCGCGGAGCGGATCGTCGCGACGCTGCGCGCCCGCGGCAACCTGATGACGCTCGACGATCTCGCCGGGCACCGCACGCAGGCTGCGACGCCGCTGCGCATCCCGTGGCGCGGCGGCGCGCTGCTTGCCCACCCACCGAACTCGCAGGCGGCGTGCATGCTGCTCGCGATGGGGATGCTCGAGCACGACGCGCACGCCGACGAGCCGCTGTGGAACCATCTCGCGATCGAAGCGATGAAGCGCGCGATCGCGATCCGCGACGCGACCTTCGCCGATCCCGATATCGCGCCGTCGGGGATCGACGCCGAACTCACGGCCGAACGCCTGCGCGCCCTGCGCGCCGAAATCGATCCCGAACGCGCGCAGCCGAAGGTGAGCCGCGAGGATCACGGCGACACGATCGCGCTCTGCGCGGTCGACGAAGACGGCGGCGCGGTCTCGCTGATCGAGAGCCTCTACATGAATTTCGGCTCGGGGATCGTCGCGGAGGGCACCGGTGTCGTGCTGCACAACCGCGGCGCGTACTTCTCGACCGAACCCGGGCATCCCAACGTCTACGCCGGCGGCAAGCGACCGATGCACACGCTTTCGCCGGCGATGTACCTGCGCGACGAGCGTCCCGAGATCGTCTTCGGCTCGATGGGCGGCGACGGTCAGCCGCAGATCCTCGTGCAGTTTCTGCACCATCTCGTCGAGCGCGGCTTGAACGTTCAGCAGGCGCTCGACATGCCGCGCTGGATCTACGGCCGCGCGTCGATCCCCGAGCGGCCCGACGTCAGCGGCAGCGAGGCGCTGATCGTCGAGTCGCGGATGTCCGAGGAGATCGTCGCGGGACTCGAGCGCCGCGGCCACCGCGTCGCGCTGCTCGGCCCTTACGAGAACGCGATGGGACACGCGCACGGCATCGCGATCGACCGCGACCGCGGCACGCTCGCCGGCGGCGCCGACCCGCGCGCCGATTCGCTCGCGCTCGGCTTATGA
- a CDS encoding ABC transporter substrate-binding protein, with amino-acid sequence MRRFAAVLAVAVLAPTAAALAGAADPGTVVITQGVDASTLDPLKASVTPDTNVQAQIFDTLARRSADGTSIQPQLATSWKRIAPAIWEFRLRRGVTFSNGDPFTSADVKFSVEKILDPAYKSQQVPRVDTIVKVETPDPYTVRFVTKRPTPLAPAITRPIFIADAKYWTEHGDAYIAEHPMGTGPYVLASWRRDDALELAVNPHWWGGTPPASKVIFKPIPEAGTRVSALRTGAADLITNVPYQYATLLAGGTSTRMASAKSVRVLFIAFNTLQPGPQQNVLVRQALNYAIDVPAIVKAVLGGRAYELGEPLPANFFGYDPALPSYAHDLAKAKALLAKAGYPDGKGLNLALYGPQGRYNSDKEVALAIAGQLQAAGVHVDVHTEEWVSYYRRVLQRQVSPMYLLGWGNITYDADNTLSSQLTSDAVSSTYANPAFDKLVDAARYELDPAKRRALYAKAMRIVHDDAPWLFLFEYEDLYATSKRLHWQPRPDEAIYVTEMRLQ; translated from the coding sequence ATGCGTCGCTTCGCCGCGGTCCTCGCCGTCGCCGTGCTCGCCCCGACCGCCGCGGCTCTCGCCGGCGCGGCCGACCCCGGTACGGTCGTCATCACCCAGGGCGTCGACGCCTCGACGCTCGACCCGCTCAAGGCCTCGGTCACGCCCGACACCAACGTCCAGGCCCAGATCTTCGACACGCTGGCGCGCCGTTCGGCCGACGGCACGTCGATCCAGCCGCAATTGGCGACGTCGTGGAAGCGGATCGCGCCCGCCATCTGGGAGTTCCGGCTGCGGCGCGGCGTGACGTTCTCCAACGGTGACCCGTTCACGAGCGCCGACGTGAAGTTCAGCGTCGAGAAAATCCTCGATCCCGCGTACAAGTCCCAGCAAGTTCCGCGCGTCGACACGATCGTGAAGGTCGAGACGCCGGATCCGTACACGGTGCGCTTCGTGACGAAACGGCCGACGCCGCTCGCACCGGCGATCACGCGCCCGATCTTCATCGCCGACGCGAAGTATTGGACGGAGCACGGCGACGCATACATCGCCGAGCATCCGATGGGAACCGGCCCGTACGTGCTCGCATCGTGGCGCCGCGACGATGCGCTCGAACTCGCAGTGAACCCCCACTGGTGGGGCGGCACCCCGCCCGCTTCCAAGGTGATCTTCAAGCCGATCCCCGAGGCGGGGACTCGCGTCTCGGCGCTGCGCACCGGCGCCGCGGACCTGATCACGAACGTTCCCTACCAGTACGCGACGCTGCTGGCGGGCGGAACCTCCACGCGGATGGCGAGCGCGAAGAGCGTGCGCGTCCTCTTTATCGCCTTCAACACACTGCAGCCCGGCCCGCAGCAGAACGTCCTGGTGCGGCAGGCGCTCAACTACGCGATCGACGTCCCCGCGATCGTGAAAGCGGTTTTGGGCGGCCGCGCGTACGAACTCGGCGAACCGCTACCGGCGAATTTCTTCGGATACGATCCCGCCCTGCCGTCGTACGCGCACGATCTCGCGAAGGCGAAAGCGCTGCTGGCGAAGGCCGGCTATCCCGACGGCAAAGGTCTGAACCTCGCGCTCTACGGACCGCAGGGCCGCTACAACAGCGACAAGGAAGTCGCGCTCGCGATCGCCGGTCAACTGCAGGCGGCGGGCGTGCACGTCGACGTCCACACCGAGGAATGGGTGAGCTACTACCGGCGCGTGCTGCAGCGCCAGGTCTCGCCGATGTACCTGCTCGGCTGGGGAAACATCACCTACGACGCCGACAACACGCTCAGCTCGCAGCTCACCTCCGACGCCGTCTCCTCGACCTACGCCAACCCCGCGTTCGACAAACTCGTCGACGCGGCGCGGTACGAACTCGATCCCGCCAAACGCAGAGCGCTCTATGCCAAGGCGATGCGCATCGTCCACGACGACGCCCCGTGGCTGTTCCTCTTCGAATACGAAGACCTCTACGCGACCTCGAAGCGCCTGCACTGGCAGCCGCGCCCCGATGAAGCGATCTACGTGACCGAGATGCGCCTGCAATGA
- a CDS encoding ABC transporter substrate-binding protein, with protein sequence MKRVFAVLASVVVTLLPAAGPRAADATVTISQGVDADTLNPIATTITPTFNVVQHVYERLADFGARPGDYEPRLALSWRRVNPTTEEYKLRRGVTFSNGDPFTSADVRYTVDWIKNPANASKQTPYVRDIDRVETPDPYTVRLISKVPTAIPPGLQNPLFIVDAKYFQAKGNAYVAEHPIGTGPYVLREWKRDDLTAFDANPHWWGGKPKVEHVIFKPIPEAAARVAALRTGATDVITNVPPQYQIQLTGGTNTKLVSTRSLRQLFIAFNTLQPGPQQNKLVRQAINYAVDVPAIVKNVLGGRGYEIASPIPPNYFGYDPSVPAYPHDLAKAKALLAKAGFPDGKGIALTVNAPIGRYNRDREVAEAVAGQLQAAGITATVRPQEWVTYSDQVNRRALTPLYELGWNQPSADADGIITALFTSNAPLSCYANPEIDKLADQARGELDVAKRKALYKRIATILHEDAPWIVLFEYEDLYATSKRVQWQPRGDEYIRAYEMSLT encoded by the coding sequence ATGAAGCGCGTCTTTGCAGTGCTCGCCTCCGTCGTCGTTACGCTGCTGCCCGCGGCCGGACCCCGAGCGGCCGACGCAACGGTCACGATCTCGCAAGGCGTGGATGCCGACACGCTCAACCCGATCGCCACCACGATCACGCCCACGTTCAATGTCGTCCAGCACGTGTACGAGCGGCTCGCGGACTTCGGCGCGCGTCCCGGCGACTACGAGCCGCGGCTCGCGCTTTCGTGGCGCCGCGTCAACCCGACGACCGAGGAGTACAAGCTTCGCCGCGGCGTGACGTTCTCGAACGGCGACCCGTTCACGAGCGCCGACGTGCGCTACACCGTCGACTGGATCAAGAACCCTGCGAACGCGTCGAAGCAAACGCCCTACGTCCGCGACATCGACCGCGTCGAGACGCCCGATCCGTACACCGTGCGGCTGATCTCGAAGGTGCCCACTGCGATCCCGCCCGGGCTGCAGAACCCGCTGTTCATCGTCGATGCGAAGTACTTTCAAGCCAAGGGCAACGCGTACGTCGCCGAGCACCCGATCGGCACGGGACCGTACGTCCTGCGGGAATGGAAGCGCGACGATCTGACCGCGTTCGACGCGAACCCGCACTGGTGGGGCGGAAAACCGAAGGTCGAACACGTGATCTTCAAGCCGATCCCCGAAGCCGCGGCACGCGTCGCTGCGCTGCGAACCGGTGCGACCGACGTGATCACCAACGTCCCGCCGCAGTATCAGATTCAGCTGACCGGCGGCACGAACACCAAACTCGTGAGCACGCGCAGCCTGCGCCAGCTCTTCATCGCGTTCAACACGCTGCAGCCCGGGCCGCAACAGAACAAGCTCGTGCGCCAAGCGATCAATTATGCCGTCGACGTCCCGGCGATCGTGAAGAACGTGCTCGGCGGACGCGGGTACGAGATTGCATCGCCGATCCCGCCGAACTACTTCGGCTACGATCCGTCGGTGCCGGCGTACCCGCACGATCTCGCCAAAGCGAAGGCGCTGCTCGCGAAGGCGGGCTTTCCCGACGGCAAAGGGATCGCGCTCACGGTGAATGCGCCGATCGGCCGCTACAACCGCGACCGCGAAGTCGCCGAAGCGGTCGCCGGCCAACTGCAGGCGGCCGGGATTACCGCGACGGTGCGGCCGCAGGAGTGGGTGACGTACTCCGATCAGGTCAACCGCCGCGCGCTGACGCCGCTCTACGAATTGGGCTGGAATCAACCTTCGGCCGACGCCGACGGGATCATCACGGCGCTCTTTACGTCGAACGCGCCGCTCTCGTGCTACGCGAATCCCGAGATCGACAAACTCGCCGATCAAGCGCGCGGCGAGCTCGACGTCGCGAAGCGCAAGGCGCTCTACAAGCGGATCGCGACGATTCTGCACGAGGACGCGCCGTGGATCGTGCTCTTCGAATACGAAGATCTCTACGCGACCTCGAAGCGCGTGCAGTGGCAGCCGCGCGGCGATGAGTACATCCGCGCGTACGAGATGTCGCTGACGTAA
- a CDS encoding ABC transporter permease: MAAFLARRALGAVWALAGVAIVVFLILHLTGDPAAVMMPPESTQAEIDAFRHAQGFDRPLPVQFASFALAAAHGDLGVSLRHQEPAMSLALKRFPATILLAGSAFAIVLLVGVPAGVASALRPRTWIDYTARIVALIGQSAPTYWIGLMLILLFAVRLGWVPASGIGDWRNVILPAATLGFFSTAKLMRLTRAAMLDVLTSDYLRTARAKGLTGTRVVLAHALRNAWIPIVTQLGVELGTLLSGAIITETVFAWPGVGRLAVQAVFERDFPVVEAVVLLAATTFVLLNLVVDLLYAALDPRIRYA, from the coding sequence ATGGCGGCGTTTCTCGCGCGCCGCGCGCTCGGCGCGGTGTGGGCGCTCGCCGGCGTCGCGATCGTCGTCTTTCTCATCCTGCACCTGACCGGCGATCCGGCCGCGGTAATGATGCCGCCCGAATCGACCCAGGCGGAGATCGATGCGTTCCGCCACGCCCAGGGCTTCGACCGCCCGCTGCCCGTGCAGTTCGCGTCGTTCGCGCTGGCCGCGGCGCACGGCGATCTCGGCGTGTCGCTGCGGCATCAGGAGCCGGCGATGTCGCTCGCGCTAAAGCGCTTTCCGGCGACGATCCTGCTTGCGGGAAGCGCGTTTGCGATCGTGCTGCTCGTCGGCGTTCCGGCTGGCGTGGCGTCGGCGCTGCGTCCGCGCACGTGGATCGATTATACGGCGCGCATCGTCGCGCTGATCGGGCAGAGCGCGCCGACGTACTGGATCGGCCTGATGCTGATCCTGCTCTTCGCCGTGCGGCTGGGCTGGGTGCCGGCGAGCGGGATCGGCGACTGGCGCAACGTGATCCTGCCGGCGGCGACGCTGGGATTTTTTTCGACCGCGAAGCTGATGCGCCTGACGCGCGCCGCGATGCTCGACGTGCTCACTTCCGACTACCTGCGCACGGCACGCGCGAAGGGGCTTACGGGGACGCGCGTGGTGCTCGCGCACGCGCTGCGCAACGCGTGGATCCCGATCGTCACGCAGCTCGGCGTCGAGCTCGGCACCCTGCTCTCCGGCGCGATCATCACCGAGACGGTGTTCGCGTGGCCGGGCGTCGGGCGACTGGCGGTGCAGGCGGTATTCGAGCGCGATTTTCCGGTCGTCGAGGCCGTGGTGCTGCTCGCGGCGACGACGTTCGTGCTGCTGAACCTCGTCGTCGATCTGCTCTACGCCGCACTCGATCCGCGCATCCGGTACGCATAG
- a CDS encoding ABC transporter permease: MATAVAAAPSAHAEGAPNRTAALRRIARDPGAVVGAVIVALVALCALFAPLIARGDPNAQDLASTLLPPMWIAGGSHAHVLGTDNLGRDVLVRIIWGSRISAIVGISVVAIGASIGVTAGLLAGYRRGWVDALIARITDVQLAFPLVLLAVAIVAVVGPGLWTVIAAIGLTSWVQYVRVVRAETLSLREREFVAAAHAAGASSARVLVRHLLPNVGSAAIVLGTFEIARAVVLESSLSFLGLGVPPTIASWGGMLADGRQYLDTAWWIALFPGLAIVIAVMGVNLLGDGLRDALDPGMR, encoded by the coding sequence GTGGCGACCGCCGTCGCCGCCGCACCGTCCGCGCACGCGGAAGGCGCGCCGAACCGCACCGCCGCGCTGCGCCGCATCGCGCGCGATCCCGGCGCGGTCGTGGGCGCGGTGATCGTCGCGCTGGTGGCGCTGTGCGCGCTGTTCGCGCCGCTGATCGCGCGCGGCGATCCCAACGCGCAGGATCTCGCATCGACGCTGCTCCCGCCGATGTGGATCGCCGGCGGCTCCCACGCGCATGTCCTGGGCACCGACAATCTCGGACGCGACGTGCTGGTTCGGATCATCTGGGGCTCGCGGATCTCAGCGATCGTGGGGATCTCGGTGGTGGCGATCGGCGCGTCGATCGGCGTCACCGCCGGCCTCCTCGCCGGCTATCGGCGCGGCTGGGTCGACGCGCTCATCGCGCGCATCACCGACGTGCAGCTCGCGTTCCCGCTGGTGCTGCTTGCGGTTGCGATCGTCGCGGTCGTGGGTCCGGGGCTGTGGACGGTGATCGCCGCGATCGGCCTCACCTCGTGGGTGCAGTACGTGCGGGTCGTGCGCGCGGAGACGCTGAGCCTGCGCGAGCGCGAGTTCGTCGCCGCGGCGCATGCCGCCGGCGCGAGCAGCGCGCGCGTTCTCGTGCGGCACCTGCTTCCCAACGTCGGCTCGGCCGCGATCGTCCTGGGCACGTTCGAGATCGCGCGCGCCGTCGTGCTCGAATCGTCGCTCTCGTTCCTCGGTCTGGGCGTGCCGCCGACGATCGCATCGTGGGGCGGGATGCTCGCCGACGGCCGCCAGTATCTCGACACCGCCTGGTGGATCGCTCTGTTCCCCGGGCTCGCGATCGTGATCGCGGTAATGGGCGTGAACCTCCTCGGCGACGGCCTCCGCGACGCCCTCGACCCCGGCATGCGCTAA
- a CDS encoding GIY-YIG nuclease family protein has translation MKTFWVYMLCCADGSFYVGVTSNLEQRVVQRERGDFEYCYTSSRRPVRLVYSQEFSDATDAIAAEKQLKGWSWAKKRALVEGDWLGIARLARSGGGYR, from the coding sequence GTGAAAACGTTCTGGGTCTACATGCTGTGCTGCGCTGACGGGTCGTTCTACGTCGGCGTGACGTCGAATCTCGAGCAGCGAGTCGTGCAGCGTGAACGCGGCGACTTTGAGTACTGCTACACCTCTTCGCGCCGGCCGGTGCGCCTCGTGTACTCGCAGGAGTTCTCCGATGCTACGGACGCGATCGCGGCGGAGAAGCAGCTCAAAGGGTGGTCGTGGGCGAAGAAACGCGCGCTCGTCGAAGGGGATTGGCTTGGGATTGCGCGTCTCGCGCGGAGCGGCGGCGGATATCGCTGA
- a CDS encoding class II aldolase/adducin family protein: MIFPEVPTFSSFAEEREYRKKHLVAAVRAFAQQGFDYGFAGHLTVRDPEHKDLYWTNPMCVHFSQVKLSNLILADHDGNVVEGKYAVNRAGFVLHSSIHAANPEIVAMCHAHTTYGTAWCTTGRPLDMISQDAACFYENHVVIGASAGAVAVEKQSGKSVAEMFGNNRAALHQNHGLLTASHHSIDDAAFWFIALERCCQVQLLVEASGVKPKTVSEKSARYSREHVGNDFIGWLHFQTIYNHLAATQPDMFD; this comes from the coding sequence TTGATTTTTCCGGAGGTTCCGACGTTCTCCAGTTTTGCGGAAGAACGGGAATATCGCAAGAAGCACCTAGTGGCGGCGGTACGCGCGTTCGCCCAGCAGGGCTTCGATTACGGGTTCGCCGGTCACCTCACGGTGCGCGATCCCGAACACAAAGATCTCTATTGGACGAACCCGATGTGCGTTCACTTCTCGCAAGTGAAGCTGTCGAATCTGATTCTGGCGGATCACGACGGCAACGTCGTCGAGGGCAAGTACGCCGTCAATCGCGCCGGATTCGTGCTGCATTCGTCGATTCACGCGGCGAATCCGGAGATCGTCGCGATGTGTCACGCACACACGACCTACGGTACGGCGTGGTGCACGACCGGCCGTCCGCTCGACATGATCAGTCAGGACGCGGCGTGTTTCTATGAGAATCACGTCGTGATCGGCGCGTCGGCGGGGGCGGTGGCCGTCGAGAAGCAGTCGGGAAAGTCGGTCGCGGAGATGTTCGGCAACAACCGGGCGGCGCTGCATCAAAATCACGGCCTGCTGACTGCGAGTCATCACAGCATCGACGACGCCGCATTCTGGTTCATCGCGCTGGAGCGCTGCTGCCAGGTCCAACTGCTCGTCGAAGCGTCGGGCGTCAAACCGAAAACGGTCTCCGAAAAGAGCGCGCGGTACAGCCGCGAGCACGTCGGCAACGATTTCATCGGCTGGCTGCACTTTCAAACGATCTACAATCACCTCGCCGCAACCCAGCCCGACATGTTCGACTAA